caaacaGATTTCTTTGAAATGGCTTCAATGTCTTCTTCACCTCTGACTATGCTTTCCGCAGAAACACTGAAGCAACCAACGTTAGTTGGTAACCCCTTAGCGGGGTCAAGAGCTCTATTATGGAAGAGGACTGAGAAGAACAAGAAGCGAGCATTGACGGTAGTTGCAGCGGTTGGAGATGTATCCGCCGATAGCACACCATACTTGATTGGTGGTGCTGCTCTTGTGGCTCTGGTTGGAACTGCCTTCCCAATCCTCTTCTCCCGCAAGGACACGTAATTACCATACCATCTCTCATAATTTCATTGCTAAACATGATTTCCTTTTATGCTTCTTCAA
Above is a genomic segment from Rosa chinensis cultivar Old Blush chromosome 3, RchiOBHm-V2, whole genome shotgun sequence containing:
- the LOC112191649 gene encoding uncharacterized protein LOC112191649, with the protein product MASMSSSPLTMLSAETLKQPTLVGNPLAGSRALLWKRTEKNKKRALTVVAAVGDVSADSTPYLIGGAALVALVGTAFPILFSRKDTCPECDGAGFVRKSGVALRANAARKDQAQIVCANCNGLGKLNQVDKS